One region of Syntrophobacter fumaroxidans MPOB genomic DNA includes:
- a CDS encoding SDR family oxidoreductase, whose product MKTFYANKVAVVTGGASGIGLAMTELMLGFGAVVIMADINETGLNAESARLEEQYPGKVFARKTDIGKADEVKALVDHAVEKGGRLDLMFNNAGLGLTKPIDQITMDDWKFAFDVNFYGALYGTLEARRVMRAQGGGGHIANTASGIAFAPMPLQAMYSATKAALHALTLSLRAECWDENIFLHSVIPGTVATPIFAGSRVPKGALKPEESARVILEKVKDNMRIVFVTSSDMDGAKNCNHPDLQPFMDDYFNHIAAARKAGNYTAM is encoded by the coding sequence ATGAAAACGTTCTATGCGAACAAGGTTGCGGTGGTGACGGGCGGTGCCTCGGGCATCGGCCTGGCGATGACGGAGCTGATGCTGGGGTTCGGGGCCGTGGTGATCATGGCGGACATCAACGAAACCGGGCTGAACGCCGAATCCGCCCGGCTGGAGGAACAGTACCCGGGCAAGGTTTTCGCCAGGAAGACGGATATCGGCAAAGCCGATGAGGTGAAGGCGCTGGTGGATCATGCCGTGGAAAAGGGCGGCCGGCTGGATTTGATGTTCAACAACGCCGGGCTCGGGTTGACGAAGCCGATCGACCAGATCACCATGGACGACTGGAAATTCGCCTTCGATGTGAACTTTTACGGCGCGTTGTACGGCACCCTGGAGGCGCGACGGGTGATGCGCGCGCAGGGCGGCGGCGGGCATATAGCGAACACGGCCTCGGGCATCGCATTTGCCCCGATGCCGCTGCAGGCCATGTACAGCGCGACGAAGGCGGCGCTGCACGCGCTGACGCTCTCCCTGCGGGCCGAATGCTGGGACGAGAACATCTTCCTGCATTCGGTGATACCGGGCACCGTGGCCACTCCGATATTCGCGGGGTCCCGGGTTCCGAAAGGCGCCTTGAAGCCGGAGGAATCGGCACGCGTCATCCTTGAGAAAGTGAAGGATAATATGAGGATCGTCTTTGTCACTTCCAGCGACATGGACGGCGCGAAGAACTGCAACCATCCGGATCTGCAGCCGTTCATGGACGATTATTTCAACCATATCGCCGCGGCCCGGAAGGCCGGCAATTACACCGCCATGTAG
- a CDS encoding GAF domain-containing protein: MHPNPYQSLVSLLSNILEAYTTAFFVIDPKLRQLSMAASQSLSKFLPERVTLPLEQSGILSQVQKVGQTIHLDKLPDISASLASTVPFYREGESHIKGLFAVPVGDGAGVLYVDTKYGWGFNDKQQKWIREIADVLHELLLRQQQAVQRHNYSRIFELWTRLDDVAFKGHALEDYSRLVVEECCRLVGAEYGFLSLRDPASANYRLYSCTPNVPRSLISTHYVVKQGLIGRIFQTGKPLLITRLNPQASEHFLFTPAESLPHHGTLWGLPAETSLGHVLAMAFLSRQAMELNQEFEQAVSHALHFFQLLLEQLCYKEECDHLRAYDLATALYNPFSFEARLDEMLGAAMQGSTPFTLAVVQYEPWQVLYTKAAPKLIRQWQRDLAGAICGILPAEVSVGQMAENRYGIIFPETTVQEAELHLARMEDIGRQIIRTRGKGAKLHAYVATVGFPQDGTHGDELWSLAHQRLFAGFHARTEPAGT; this comes from the coding sequence ATGCACCCCAATCCCTACCAATCGCTTGTAAGCCTCCTCAGCAACATCCTGGAAGCCTACACGACGGCTTTCTTCGTCATCGACCCGAAACTTCGACAGCTCAGCATGGCGGCTTCGCAGTCGTTGAGCAAGTTCCTTCCCGAACGGGTGACGCTGCCGCTGGAGCAAAGCGGCATCCTCTCCCAGGTTCAGAAGGTCGGTCAGACCATTCACCTGGACAAGCTCCCGGATATATCGGCGTCTCTTGCGTCCACCGTTCCTTTTTATCGTGAGGGGGAGTCGCACATCAAGGGGCTTTTTGCAGTTCCGGTGGGCGACGGCGCCGGGGTGCTGTACGTGGACACCAAGTACGGCTGGGGGTTCAACGACAAGCAGCAGAAATGGATCCGCGAAATCGCGGACGTCCTGCACGAACTCTTGCTGCGCCAGCAACAAGCCGTTCAACGGCACAATTACTCGCGCATTTTCGAGCTTTGGACGCGCCTGGATGATGTGGCGTTCAAAGGGCATGCCCTCGAGGATTACAGCCGGTTGGTGGTCGAAGAATGCTGCCGGCTGGTGGGCGCGGAATACGGTTTCCTCTCGCTGCGCGACCCGGCGAGCGCCAACTACCGCCTCTACTCGTGCACGCCCAACGTGCCCCGCAGCCTCATCAGCACGCACTACGTGGTCAAGCAGGGGCTGATCGGGCGGATATTCCAGACCGGCAAGCCGCTTCTCATCACGCGGCTCAATCCCCAGGCCTCCGAACATTTTCTGTTCACTCCGGCTGAGAGCCTGCCGCATCACGGCACCCTCTGGGGGCTGCCCGCGGAGACCTCGCTCGGGCACGTGCTGGCCATGGCGTTTCTGTCCCGGCAGGCGATGGAGTTGAACCAGGAGTTCGAGCAGGCCGTGTCGCACGCCCTGCACTTCTTCCAGTTGCTGCTCGAACAGCTCTGCTACAAGGAGGAATGCGATCACCTGCGGGCTTACGATCTGGCCACCGCGCTTTACAATCCCTTCAGCTTTGAAGCGCGGCTCGATGAGATGCTGGGAGCGGCGATGCAGGGGAGCACGCCTTTCACTCTGGCGGTCGTCCAGTATGAGCCGTGGCAGGTGCTTTACACCAAGGCCGCCCCCAAACTGATTCGCCAGTGGCAAAGGGATTTGGCGGGAGCCATCTGCGGCATCCTTCCCGCGGAAGTCTCCGTGGGCCAGATGGCGGAAAACCGTTACGGCATCATTTTCCCGGAAACGACCGTTCAGGAGGCCGAACTGCACCTCGCCCGCATGGAGGACATAGGCCGTCAGATCATCCGCACGCGAGGCAAGGGAGCGAAGCTGCACGCCTATGTCGCCACCGTCGGGTTTCCCCAGGACGGCACGCACGGGGATGAACTGTGGTCCCTCGCGCATCAGCGCCTCTTTGCCGGCTTCCACGCCCGGACCGAGCCTGCCGGAACATAA
- a CDS encoding saccharopine dehydrogenase family protein, which translates to MSKVLIIGAGGVGGVVTHKCAQVPEVFSEITLASRTLSKCERIRDQIARPIRVERVDADNVPELVALIRAVKPDVIINVALPYQDLSIMEACLETGVDYLDTANYEPPDEARFCYKWQWDYHDRFREKGLMALLGCGFDPGVTNIYCAHALQKHFDAVHAIDIMDCNAGEHGHPFATNFNPEINIREVTARGKYWENGQWLETEPLCVHETFDFPEIGPREMYLMYHEELESLVKHIPGLRRIRFWMTFGQEYLTHLRVLQNVGMTRIDPVSFQGCRIVPLQFLKALLPEPSSLGANYRGKTCIGCMITGTKEGKPRKYFIYNVCDHAEAYREVKAQAISYTTGVPAMLGAQLMLTGKWRGRGVFNVEQFDPSPFMERIGGYGLPWTEKFLE; encoded by the coding sequence ATGAGCAAGGTGCTGATCATCGGCGCGGGCGGCGTCGGAGGCGTGGTGACTCACAAGTGCGCGCAGGTGCCCGAGGTCTTTTCGGAAATCACCCTGGCCAGCCGGACGTTGTCCAAATGCGAGCGGATCAGGGACCAGATTGCGCGGCCCATCCGCGTGGAACGCGTGGACGCGGACAACGTGCCCGAGCTCGTCGCCCTGATCCGGGCCGTGAAACCGGATGTCATCATCAATGTCGCACTGCCGTACCAGGATCTCTCCATCATGGAAGCCTGCCTGGAAACCGGTGTCGACTACCTGGACACCGCCAACTACGAACCCCCCGACGAAGCCAGATTCTGTTACAAGTGGCAGTGGGACTACCATGACCGCTTTCGGGAAAAGGGGCTGATGGCGCTCCTCGGATGCGGCTTCGACCCGGGCGTCACCAATATCTATTGCGCCCACGCCCTGCAGAAACACTTCGACGCCGTCCACGCCATCGACATCATGGACTGCAACGCCGGGGAGCACGGGCACCCCTTCGCCACCAACTTCAACCCGGAAATCAACATCCGGGAAGTCACGGCGCGCGGCAAGTACTGGGAAAACGGGCAGTGGCTGGAAACGGAGCCGCTCTGCGTGCACGAGACTTTCGATTTCCCGGAAATCGGGCCCCGCGAGATGTACCTCATGTACCACGAGGAACTGGAATCCCTGGTGAAGCACATCCCCGGGCTTCGGCGGATCAGGTTCTGGATGACCTTCGGGCAGGAATACCTCACGCACCTGCGCGTCCTCCAGAACGTTGGCATGACGCGCATCGATCCCGTCTCCTTCCAGGGCTGCCGGATCGTGCCCCTGCAATTCCTGAAGGCGCTCCTGCCGGAACCGTCCTCGCTGGGCGCCAACTACCGGGGCAAGACCTGCATCGGCTGCATGATCACCGGGACGAAGGAAGGAAAACCGCGCAAGTACTTCATCTACAATGTCTGCGACCACGCCGAAGCCTACCGGGAAGTCAAGGCCCAGGCCATATCCTACACGACGGGAGTTCCGGCCATGCTCGGCGCCCAGCTGATGCTGACCGGGAAATGGCGCGGCCGGGGCGTCTTCAACGTCGAGCAGTTCGACCCGTCGCCGTTCATGGAGAGAATCGGCGGTTACGGCCTGCCGTGGACGGAGAAGTTCCTGGAATGA
- a CDS encoding DUF308 domain-containing protein, whose product MSSHLQQRPGYARITEESDLSLEIVILLVLGVFMVLFGLLLFKIHTGELPYNPDGTYGLFLVIVSFQTITMGKTPFGDLRRSRALIMTGICTAVLGMTACFIPGTLTGLVRMLVGTVLLAGGTVLLAQLFFSEEKARTWMRIAGILRQLTVACGVVYAMTVVQGLITLFPGFTTDRQTAVLLIGYGAGFFYLSWCIRKAAQAYPPEDSPDGASSAPNPDNAGSTRCFGLFRDASLSLMPAILILLGILLTLLGLLLFPVNIGLLPFSPDGQLGVLLTLTAIQMMALGDTPLGRYRRSSLMILTGLVFAALGIVSCIVPGMLTGMIQTFLGLVNIIGGASALVRRYAPMPHASRAPAAAPSPVPPTVRKLMLTQTVLNLVTMVFGVSMLVPSLVSGLVVAGILVVNGLLLFALASLLQELTRMQASG is encoded by the coding sequence TTGTCGTCTCATCTTCAGCAAAGACCGGGCTATGCAAGGATAACGGAAGAATCCGATCTCTCCCTGGAAATTGTCATCCTGCTCGTCCTGGGTGTCTTCATGGTCCTTTTCGGCCTGCTGCTGTTCAAGATTCACACCGGGGAACTGCCGTACAACCCCGACGGAACCTACGGGCTCTTCCTGGTCATCGTCTCCTTTCAGACGATCACGATGGGGAAGACGCCGTTCGGCGATCTGCGCCGGTCCCGGGCGCTCATAATGACGGGGATCTGCACGGCGGTCCTCGGGATGACCGCCTGTTTCATTCCGGGCACCCTTACCGGGCTTGTCCGCATGCTGGTTGGAACGGTGCTTCTTGCCGGCGGGACGGTCCTTCTCGCGCAGCTGTTCTTTTCCGAGGAGAAGGCGAGGACCTGGATGAGAATCGCGGGAATATTGCGGCAGCTGACCGTAGCCTGCGGCGTCGTCTATGCAATGACGGTCGTTCAAGGCCTGATCACGCTTTTCCCCGGCTTCACGACCGATCGGCAGACCGCGGTGCTTCTCATCGGCTACGGGGCTGGTTTTTTCTACCTGTCGTGGTGCATTCGAAAGGCTGCACAAGCGTATCCTCCCGAAGATTCGCCGGATGGCGCATCGAGTGCGCCGAATCCGGACAATGCCGGTTCAACAAGGTGCTTCGGGCTGTTCCGGGATGCTTCCCTTTCCCTTATGCCGGCGATACTGATCCTGCTGGGAATCCTCCTGACACTTCTCGGACTGCTCCTCTTCCCGGTGAATATCGGCCTGCTTCCGTTCTCGCCGGACGGACAGCTCGGCGTTCTGCTGACCCTCACGGCCATCCAGATGATGGCCCTGGGAGACACCCCTTTGGGCCGGTACAGGCGCTCGTCGCTGATGATACTGACGGGGCTCGTGTTTGCCGCGTTGGGGATCGTCTCGTGTATCGTTCCGGGCATGCTGACCGGAATGATTCAGACATTCCTCGGGCTTGTGAACATCATCGGCGGGGCCTCGGCACTCGTCAGGCGGTATGCCCCGATGCCGCACGCGAGCAGAGCCCCCGCGGCGGCGCCTTCCCCGGTTCCCCCCACCGTCAGGAAACTGATGCTGACTCAGACGGTACTCAATCTCGTGACGATGGTCTTCGGGGTATCCATGCTCGTACCGAGCCTCGTTTCAGGCCTGGTTGTCGCCGGAATTCTCGTCGTCAACGGCCTGCTTCTCTTCGCGCTGGCGTCCCTCCTCCAGGAGTTGACCCGGATGCAGGCAAGCGGTTGA
- the miaA gene encoding tRNA (adenosine(37)-N6)-dimethylallyltransferase MiaA, whose amino-acid sequence MAGPTGVGKTAFAVELARALGSEIVNADSMQVYRHMDIGTAKPTPRERSAVPHHLIDIVDPDEPFDAGDYLARARPVIATLHEAGKVPIVVGGTGLYLKVLTRGICAGAPGDPDVRRRLIEEELTLGLPALHERLRDVDPPLGARIHPNDRQRILRALEVFHHSGKPLSYWQRQHRFEDAPYRTLKIFLHRPREVLYARINDRVDAMMAQGFLDEVRNLLAMGCGPELKPMQSLGYRQMARHLRGEMSLDEAVNEIRRDTRRYAKRQLTWFRADPEYRWFDAADTHGLVARIVRETPDLHDNRLR is encoded by the coding sequence GTGGCGGGCCCCACCGGAGTGGGCAAGACCGCGTTCGCCGTCGAGCTCGCCCGCGCCCTGGGCTCCGAGATCGTCAACGCCGACTCCATGCAGGTCTATCGGCACATGGACATCGGCACCGCCAAGCCCACCCCGCGGGAACGCTCGGCCGTTCCACACCACCTGATCGACATCGTCGACCCCGATGAACCCTTCGATGCGGGCGACTACCTGGCCCGGGCAAGACCCGTCATCGCGACCCTGCACGAGGCGGGCAAGGTCCCCATCGTCGTCGGCGGCACGGGGCTCTACCTCAAGGTTCTCACGCGCGGCATCTGCGCGGGCGCTCCCGGCGATCCCGACGTGCGCCGACGGCTGATCGAGGAGGAACTGACCCTCGGGCTTCCCGCTCTCCACGAGCGGCTGCGCGACGTGGACCCGCCGCTCGGCGCCCGCATCCACCCCAACGACCGCCAGCGCATCCTCCGGGCGCTCGAAGTCTTTCACCATTCCGGCAAGCCGCTCTCTTACTGGCAGCGGCAACACCGCTTCGAAGACGCTCCGTACCGGACGCTCAAGATTTTCCTCCACCGGCCGCGGGAAGTACTCTACGCGCGCATCAACGACCGGGTGGACGCCATGATGGCGCAGGGTTTCCTCGATGAGGTGCGAAACCTCCTCGCCATGGGCTGCGGGCCGGAGCTCAAGCCCATGCAGTCGCTGGGCTACAGGCAAATGGCGCGCCATCTGCGCGGGGAGATGTCCCTGGATGAGGCCGTGAACGAAATCCGGCGCGACACCCGGCGCTACGCCAAGCGGCAGCTCACCTGGTTTCGCGCCGACCCGGAATACCGGTGGTTCGATGCCGCGGACACGCACGGGCTTGTGGCCCGGATCGTGCGGGAAACCCCCGATCTTCACGACAACCGGTTACGGTAG
- the nspC gene encoding carboxynorspermidine decarboxylase: MTFDLSNIETPCYVVDEAALDRNLAVLDTVRQRTGCRILMALKGFAMFSLFPQIREVLAGVAASSPDEARLGFEEFRGEVHAYAPAYRESELTELLEYCDHLVFNSFSQWNRFKSRVFDHPAPVRCGIRVNPEHSEVSVPIYDPCARFSRLGVPRSAFREEDLDGISGLHFHTLCELDADSLERTLAAFETRFGAFLERMEWVNFGGGHHITRPDYDVDLLCRLIDDFRSRHPLEIYLEPGEAVALNTGILGASVLDLIHNEMDIAILDTSAAAHMPDVLEMPYRPEIDGAGMPGEYPHTYRLGGLTCLAGDVIGDYSFPEPLRIGSKLAFLDMAHYTMVKNNTFNGVRLPSIAIRDRRGNVRVVRKFGYEDYRNRLS, encoded by the coding sequence ATGACCTTCGATCTTTCGAACATCGAAACCCCTTGTTACGTTGTCGACGAAGCGGCCCTGGACCGCAACCTGGCCGTGCTCGACACGGTTCGGCAGCGCACCGGGTGCCGCATCCTCATGGCGCTCAAAGGGTTTGCCATGTTCAGCCTCTTCCCGCAAATCCGGGAAGTTCTGGCAGGCGTTGCGGCCAGTTCGCCGGACGAGGCGCGCCTGGGATTCGAGGAATTCCGCGGTGAGGTCCACGCCTACGCCCCCGCTTACCGGGAATCCGAGCTCACGGAGCTCCTGGAGTACTGCGATCACCTGGTGTTCAATTCCTTTTCCCAGTGGAACCGTTTCAAGTCCCGGGTGTTCGATCACCCGGCCCCCGTCCGGTGCGGGATCCGCGTGAATCCGGAACACTCCGAAGTGAGCGTCCCGATCTACGATCCGTGTGCCCGCTTCTCGAGGCTCGGGGTCCCACGGAGCGCCTTTCGCGAGGAAGACCTGGACGGCATCAGCGGTCTGCATTTTCACACGTTGTGCGAGCTCGACGCGGATTCCCTGGAGCGGACTCTGGCGGCGTTCGAAACCCGGTTCGGAGCTTTCCTGGAAAGGATGGAGTGGGTGAACTTCGGCGGCGGACACCACATCACGCGCCCCGACTACGACGTCGACCTGCTCTGTCGGCTGATCGACGATTTCAGAAGCCGCCATCCCCTGGAAATCTACCTGGAACCCGGGGAGGCCGTCGCACTCAACACCGGGATTCTTGGCGCATCGGTCCTTGATCTCATTCACAATGAAATGGACATCGCCATCCTCGACACCTCGGCCGCGGCCCACATGCCCGACGTTCTGGAAATGCCCTACCGCCCGGAAATCGATGGCGCGGGCATGCCGGGAGAATACCCTCACACCTACCGCCTGGGCGGGCTCACCTGCCTCGCCGGCGACGTCATCGGCGACTACTCCTTTCCCGAGCCGCTCCGGATCGGCTCAAAGCTTGCCTTCCTCGACATGGCCCACTACACCATGGTGAAAAACAACACCTTCAACGGAGTGCGCCTCCCTTCCATCGCCATCCGTGACCGGAGGGGAAACGTACGCGTCGTGCGCAAATTCGGCTACGAAGACTACCGTAACCGGTTGTCGTGA
- the mutL gene encoding DNA mismatch repair endonuclease MutL, which yields MARITILPDILCNQIAAGEVVERPAAVAKELLENSIDAGARRISLSIADGGRKEIRVVDNGSGMHPDDALLALERHATSKIRSIEDLQAIGSLGFRGEALPSIAAVSRFELVTREPDAVAGTFIRVEGGVVREVRETGSPAGTRITVRDLFYNVPARRKFLRAADTETAYICDQFQRLAMAHHAVHFQLINRERTQYDFPGAASPEERAGQVLGAETLKRAIPFCVENASARLRGMVGTPDLQRANSHSLFVFVNGRPVWDRAVNRAILAAFESLIPRGKFPVAVLFLELDPLHVDVNVHPTKREVRFKHPGGVIDTVRGAIRDALCHLRPLHGSAAAAPRPFSETADQRAFRDSLVREGQLSFDRGRPLSRPPGFPSERWRERHRPDAEPPYPLLREPAPTENPRREAGSPPAAPADSLFDEGAAPQPDNPDTDFFAEPKRAAGGPASTHAPVTVDTAAFADAFQAFEAATHLHAGDVPALAELPVIGQLANTYILLEAPDGLILIDQHAAHERIIFDALSFPAGGPARQRLIRPAVIDLPPRDAAMLRRWLPLLEEIGVEIESFGGDSFVVHAVPAPLGECPPEGLVRELLASAIEGDDAPRWNVLGRLAKTAACHRAVRAGQRLRPEEIRLLLEGLDRTRFASTCPHGRPVWYKMTLSDVARLFQRT from the coding sequence ATGGCCAGAATCACGATTTTGCCCGATATCCTGTGCAACCAGATCGCCGCCGGAGAAGTGGTGGAGCGGCCGGCCGCCGTCGCCAAGGAGCTCCTCGAGAACAGCATCGACGCCGGCGCCCGAAGGATCTCCCTGTCCATCGCCGACGGAGGCCGAAAAGAGATCCGGGTGGTGGACAACGGCTCGGGCATGCACCCCGACGATGCGCTCCTGGCCCTGGAACGCCACGCCACCAGCAAGATCCGGTCCATCGAGGACCTGCAGGCGATCGGTTCCCTGGGGTTTCGCGGCGAAGCCCTTCCCAGTATCGCCGCGGTGAGCCGCTTCGAACTGGTGACGCGCGAACCCGATGCCGTCGCGGGGACGTTCATCCGGGTCGAAGGCGGCGTGGTGCGCGAGGTCCGCGAAACCGGGTCCCCCGCGGGAACCAGGATCACCGTTCGCGACCTTTTCTACAACGTGCCCGCTCGACGCAAATTCCTGCGCGCCGCGGACACCGAAACCGCATACATCTGCGACCAGTTCCAGCGGCTGGCCATGGCTCACCACGCCGTCCATTTTCAGCTCATCAACCGGGAACGCACCCAATACGACTTCCCCGGCGCGGCCTCGCCCGAAGAGCGGGCCGGGCAGGTTCTCGGCGCCGAGACCCTCAAGCGCGCCATCCCCTTTTGCGTGGAAAACGCGTCCGCCAGGCTCCGAGGCATGGTCGGCACACCCGACCTGCAGCGGGCCAACAGCCATTCCCTCTTCGTTTTCGTGAACGGCCGGCCGGTCTGGGACCGCGCCGTCAACCGGGCGATCCTCGCGGCCTTCGAGAGCCTCATCCCGCGGGGCAAGTTCCCCGTCGCGGTGCTCTTCCTCGAGCTCGATCCCCTCCATGTGGACGTCAACGTTCACCCCACCAAGCGCGAAGTCCGGTTCAAGCACCCCGGAGGCGTCATCGACACCGTGCGCGGGGCCATCCGCGACGCTCTGTGCCACCTCAGGCCGCTCCACGGCTCCGCCGCTGCCGCACCCCGTCCCTTCTCCGAAACGGCGGACCAGCGGGCTTTCCGCGATTCCCTGGTGAGGGAAGGCCAATTGTCCTTCGACCGCGGCCGTCCCCTCTCGCGCCCGCCAGGCTTCCCGTCCGAGCGTTGGCGCGAAAGGCACCGGCCCGACGCCGAACCGCCGTACCCGCTCTTGCGCGAGCCGGCGCCGACGGAGAATCCCCGCCGCGAGGCCGGATCTCCGCCCGCAGCCCCCGCCGATTCACTCTTCGACGAAGGCGCGGCGCCGCAGCCCGACAATCCCGACACCGACTTTTTTGCCGAACCGAAGCGGGCGGCCGGCGGGCCGGCCTCGACCCATGCGCCCGTCACGGTCGATACGGCGGCCTTCGCGGACGCCTTCCAGGCCTTCGAAGCCGCGACACACCTCCATGCCGGCGATGTCCCGGCTCTTGCCGAGCTTCCCGTCATCGGCCAGCTCGCCAACACCTACATCCTGCTCGAAGCCCCCGACGGGCTGATCCTCATCGACCAGCACGCGGCTCACGAGCGCATCATCTTCGACGCCCTCTCCTTTCCGGCCGGCGGTCCGGCCCGGCAGAGGCTGATACGCCCGGCCGTCATCGATCTCCCCCCGCGCGATGCGGCCATGCTCCGCCGCTGGCTGCCGCTGCTCGAGGAAATCGGCGTCGAAATCGAATCCTTCGGCGGCGACTCCTTCGTCGTGCACGCCGTCCCGGCACCCCTTGGCGAATGCCCGCCCGAGGGGCTGGTCCGCGAGTTGCTCGCCTCGGCCATCGAAGGCGATGACGCCCCGCGCTGGAACGTCCTCGGCCGCCTGGCCAAGACCGCCGCCTGCCACCGCGCCGTGAGGGCGGGCCAGCGGCTGAGACCCGAGGAAATCCGGCTCCTCCTGGAAGGGCTCGACCGTACCCGGTTCGCTTCCACCTGCCCGCACGGCCGCCCGGTCTGGTACAAGATGACCCTCTCCGACGTCGCCAGGCTCTTCCAGCGCACATGA